Proteins co-encoded in one Stomoxys calcitrans chromosome 5, idStoCalc2.1, whole genome shotgun sequence genomic window:
- the LOC106083505 gene encoding small integral membrane protein 12-A, whose protein sequence is MWPIIMAILRRNAVYITLPIAGVVGFIGYNLESLLSDKYTPYSKSIQENRAERLTEDLANATQVEKLRLKENVLERNLSPSLQKKM, encoded by the exons aTGTGGCCTAttattatggcaattttacgcAGAAATGCGGTATATATTACTTTACCAATAGCCGGCGTCGTTGGATTCATAGGATATAATCTAGAGAGCCTGTTGTCCGACAAATATACACCTTACAGCA AATCCATACAAGAAAATCGAGCAGAACGTTTAACAGAAGATTTGGCAAATGCCACCCAAGTGGAAAAATTGCGCTTAAAGGAAAATGTTCTTGAACGAAACCTATCGCCTTCCTTGCAAAAGAAAATGTAA
- the LOC106083502 gene encoding probable trafficking protein particle complex subunit 13 homolog yields MNPIEQGEHLLALKVMRLTRPTLVAPQVISCEPRDLPQFSLKQVLESEGTSIAGAETLAAGQFMLLPQSFGNIYLGETFSSYICVHNCTSHPVEGVTVKADLQSNNTRINLPMHENKTKPTTLGADETLDDTIRYEVKEIGTHILVCEVNYNTPAGFAQYFRKFFKFQVLKPLDVKTKFYNAEMDEIYLEAQIQNITTGPFCLEKVELDSSDQYTVTSLNTLPNGESVFTSKNMLQPNNSCQFLYCIKPKPEIAKDIKALRAANNVGKLDIVWRSNLGEKGRLQTSQLQRLPFEYKDVRLEVIDALNIVKVGEPFTFTCRVTNTAERPMDLVVKLPTPIDFSCPYTGSAEFSLGVIDPGQYREFPLTICPSKLGLIKVTPLIFVNTLLQEQYTIEKVVDVFVVDTDYHEDESFQINKFVRYDNAAKLEDQSMQLQVV; encoded by the exons ATGAATCCTATCGAGCAAGGAGAACATTTACTAGCATTAAAAG TAATGCGGCTAACACGACCAACTTTGGTTGCTCCCCAAGTGATATCATGCGAACCGAGAGATTTGCCCCAATTTAGTCTCAAACAAGTTCTGGAATCAGAGGGCACCTCAATTGCTGGTGCTGAGACCTTAGCTGCCGGTCAGTTTATGCTACTACCACAATCGTTTGGCAACATTTACTTGGGCGAAACATTTTCCAGTTATATTTGTGTGCATAATTGCACCTCGCATCCTGTGGAGGGCGTTACTGTAAAGGCCGACCTACAATCCAATAATACTCGCATTAATTTGCCCATGCATGAAAACAAAACTAAGCCAACCACACTTGGAGCAGATGAGACTCTGGACGATACAATACGCTATGAAGTAAAGGAAATTGGAACACACAT CTTAGTTTGCGAAGTGAATTATAATACCCCTGCTGGGTTTGCACAATACTTtagaaaattctttaaattccAAGTACTAAAACCACTTGATGTGAAAACCAAATTTTACAATGCTGAAATGGATGAAATCTATTTGGAGGCTCAAATACAAAACATAACTACAGGCCCATTTTGCCTTGAAAAAGTAGAACTTGATAGCTCGGACCAATATACGGTGACATCGTTAAATACCTTGCCAAATGGTGAATCGGTTTTTACTTCCAAAAATATGCTACAACCCAACAACAGTTGTCAGTTTTTGTACTGCATAAAG CCAAAGCCTGAGATAGCCAAAGACATCAAGGCTTTGCGTGCTGCCAATAATGTGGGGAAGCTTGACATAGTCTGGCGCTCAAATTTGGGGGAAAAGGGTCGTTTGCAGACAAGCCAACTGCAAAGATTG cCCTTCGAATACAAAGACGTTCGCCTGGAGGTAATAGATGCGTTGAATATAGTCAAAGTTGGGGAGCCATTTACCTTTACTTGTCGTGTTACCAATACAGCTGAGAGGCCCATGGACTTGGTGGTAAAGTTGCCAACTCCCATTGATTTTAGTTGTCCCTATACGGGTTCTGCTGAATTTAGCTTGGGTGTTATCGACCCTGGGCAATATCGTGAATTTCCCCTCACAATATGCCCCTCGAAATTGGGTTTGATTAAGGTGACTCCTTTAATTTTTGTCAACACTTTGCTGCAGGAACAGTACACTATCGAAAAAGTGGTAGACGTTTTTGTAGTAGACACTGACTATCATGAAGATGAATCATTCCAAATTAATAAGTTTGTGCGCTATGATAATGCCGCCAAATTAGAAGATCAATCCATGCAGTTGCAAGTTGTTTAG